The Trueperaceae bacterium DNA window GCCGTCGTAGGTGGCCACGTCGAGGGCCGCGGGCAGGAACGCGTCGAGCTCCTCCCAGTCGGCGAGGTAGGGGTCGAGGTCAGAGAGCAGCGGGCCGTACGCCGCGGCGTACTCGGAGCCGAGGTAGACGATGTCCGGCCCGTCGCCGGTGGTGATCCAGCCGGCCACGGCGGCGTCGAAGTCGCCCCAGCCGCCGGTGAGGATCTCCAACTGGACGTCGGGGTGGTCCTGCTGGAAGCGCGGGAACGCCACGTCCCTGAACCAGTTCAGCGTGTCCTCGGTCAGCCCGGTGATGTAGATCTCGAGGGTCCTCTGGGCGGCGGCCGTGGCCGCGAGAGCGCACAGCGCCAGCGCGATCAGGACCCTCGTGAGCGTATGCCTCATGCGTACCTCCATGAAGGTACAGGACGCGGCCGCACCCCCACTCGGCCGGGGACGGCCTGGCTTCCACGTCGGCTAAGCGGTCAGCCTCACCTCCTGCGGAAAGTAAATAAATCTTACTAACTTCGTGCGGGCAGTGTAGGGGCGAGGCGGTCGGGTGTCAAGGGCGGCCGCCATGACGCTCACAGCCATGCGCCCCACACCGGCACTCGCTATGCGCGGCGCGTCGCCCGAACGGCTAGGCTCGCTGCCATGCCACGCATCAAGGTCTGCCTCGCCGGAGCGACGGGCTGGGCCGGTTCGGCGCTGGCTCGAGCCGTGGCCCGCCAGGACGACATGGAGCTCGTCGCCGCGGTCTCGCGCACGCACGCCGGGCGCCCTCTGGGAGCGGCCCTCGACGAACCGGCCATCGCCACGCCCGTCTATGCCTCCGCGGCGGAGGCGCTCGCTGACGCGGCCTGCGACGTGTTCGTCGAGTACACGCGGCCCGGCGTCGCCAAGGCCAACGTCCTGGCGGCCCTGCGCGGTGGCGCCCACGTGGTGGTGGGCACCTCCGGCCTCACCGACGACGACTTCGCCGCGATCGACGCGGCCGCCCGCGCCGCCGGGCGCGGCGTGCTGGCGGCCGGCAACTTCGCGCTCACCGTGGTCCTGCTGCAGAGGTTCGCCGAGGCGGCCGCCCGGCTGATCCCGCACTGGGAGGTCATCGACTACGCCCACGCCGGCAAGCCGGACGCCCCCAGCGGCACCGCGCGCGAGCTGGCGGCCCGCCTCGGCGCGGCGGTGCGAGCGCGTCACCAGGTCCCCGTGGAGGAGACCGTCGGCGAGCGCGCCGCACGTGGCGCCACCATGGGCGGCGCGCAGGTCCACTCGGTCCGCCTCCCCGGCTACACGCTCAGCACCGAGGTGGTGTTCGGGCTGCCGGACCAGCGCCTGAGCCTCCGCGCCGACGCCGGCTCCTCGGCCGAGCCCTACGTGGAAGGCGCCCTCATCGCCATCAGGAGGGTGCACACGCTGGTGGGCCTCCACCGCGGCCTCGACACGGTGCTCGACCTGCCCGGACCATGACGCTGGCCCTCGGGCGCCCATGGGGCCCGGCCGCGAGGCGGCCCCTCAGCCGTAGATCAGGTAGCTCCCGGGAGGCACCTGCCGCTCGAGGACGTCGCAGGGGCCGGGCGGCGACTGCCGGCCAGGCGGGAGGTCGGGGTCCCAGACCCGGCACTGGCCGGGCGGCGGGTAGTGGCCCGGCGGCACGCGGAACGTGCGGCCGCTCGCCTCCACGACCTCGATGCCCCCGCTGGGCCTGTCGGCGGGCACGCGCACGAACAGGATCACGCCGCTGCTTTGGGGCCTCAGGGCCACCACGGCCCCCGAGGGCACGTCGGTCTCGATGGTGACCGTCGGGAAGCAGGCGCACAGGACCAGCGCCAGGGCGGCCGCGCCGACGGCGAGGCGCGGCGAGAGCCGCCGCCGCGAGGGAGAGCTACGAAGCGTGATGCGCACGGCCTCAGTCTAGGCAGGGGCCATGAGAGGGCGTCTGTCGAGGAGGCCACTACCGGGGCCGAGGGCATAGCGGCACTGACCGAAGTGCTTGGCGGCGCGTGACGAGAGCGCCGTAGGCGGGACCTAGAGGACCACTGCCGGTGCCGTGAGGTCCGCCGGGGCCCAGGGGCACCAGTCGAGTACCGAGAACCACGCGGCTCGGACTGAGGCTGCGCCATGCGCGTACCTGCCTCCGGCGCTCACCGATATCCCCGCTGCACTGCGGACACTGCGAGAGATATCCCATAAGGGCGCTCGCGCTCGACTGGTACTGTCTCACGTCTCAGCCAGACCTCATGAGGTGCACCGCGCCCATGAGCTCCACGGAGGTTCCGCATGCGCTTCCCACGTCGACTGGCAGCCCTGGTCTGCGGCGCGCTCCTGGCGGCCTGCGCCGGCCCCAGTACCCCACCGCCGCCCGAGCCTCCCGCAGCCACCGCGGTGTCGCCGGAGGTGGCCGCCGCCGGCGAGACCATCGTCGTCACCGGCACGGAGTTCGGCGAGGAGGGCACGCTTACCGTCGGCGGCGTCGAGGCGACCGTCATCACCTGGTCCGACGACGAGATCGAGGCCGTCGTGCCGGATGCCGCGCCCGGCGGGTGGCAGGAAGTCGTCGTCACCACCGAGGGCGGTGAGTCGACCGTGCAGGGCCTGTTCGTCGGCGTCGCCTTCAGCGGGGAAGCCACGGCGCTGCAGGACTTCATACTCGACCAGGAACCCGGCACCTCCGTGCTGCTCGCGGCCGGCACGCTCGACCTGGGCGCCGACGAGCTGTTCGTCGACAACGTCGACCTCTACGGCCGCGGCCAGGACGAGACGGCGCTGCTCGCCGAGTCCCTCTGGGTCCTGGCCGACGCTGGCGTCGACGTCACCGTCGCCGACCTGTCCTTCGAGGGCACGGACCTGGGCTACACGCTCGGTTCGTTCAGAGGGACCGGCCTCCCCACACCGCCCCCTATCAAGGCGCCCGCCGACGCCAGGTCGGCGCTCCGCTCGGCCCTCTCCGTACAGGCGCCGGGGGCGGCCGAGCTGCAGCCGAACCCCGTCATCGCCTTCGAGCGCTTCGCCTACGCGTCGACCACCGCTGTCGCAACGGTCGGTGCGGTGGAGGCGGTCGGCATGAACCTCGACGTCTCCGTGCGCGACTCGCAGCTCGTCGGGCCGGAGACCGGAGCCTTCTTCTACGCCGGCGGCCGGATCACCGTCGAGCGGTCGACGCTCGAGTTCGACGCGATCCACCTCGTCGCCGTCGGCAACGTCCTGGAGGTGCGTGACAGCGAGCTAAGCGCCGGGCACGAGATGCTCCTCGGCGCCGACGGCGGCCTCGACCTCCAGGA harbors:
- the dapB gene encoding 4-hydroxy-tetrahydrodipicolinate reductase; this translates as MPRIKVCLAGATGWAGSALARAVARQDDMELVAAVSRTHAGRPLGAALDEPAIATPVYASAAEALADAACDVFVEYTRPGVAKANVLAALRGGAHVVVGTSGLTDDDFAAIDAAARAAGRGVLAAGNFALTVVLLQRFAEAAARLIPHWEVIDYAHAGKPDAPSGTARELAARLGAAVRARHQVPVEETVGERAARGATMGGAQVHSVRLPGYTLSTEVVFGLPDQRLSLRADAGSSAEPYVEGALIAIRRVHTLVGLHRGLDTVLDLPGP